From a single Gadus morhua chromosome 3, gadMor3.0, whole genome shotgun sequence genomic region:
- the LOC115540843 gene encoding uncharacterized protein LOC115540843 — protein MALMTDIKGMFHQVRVAEEHANYLRFLWWPNGDLTKDLAEHRMLVHIFGAVSSPSCATYALLKTAEDNAHLYPEEAISTIRKNFYVDDALKSVHSVEQATSLYQQLTEVCAKGGFKLNKWICSDRSVLSEIPEADRASGVKTLDLSRDQLPMERALGVQWDVEQDSFTFSILNKHKPLTRRGILSSVSSIYDPLGFLSPVILPAKQILQQLCKLKLAWDEAIPPEMAQTWQRWVDDLILLHSFSVRRCFTPSEFGNVEMAQLHHFCDASEVGFGAVSYLRLTNSEKEVCVAFVIGKARVAPLKHVTIPRLELAAAVVAVRLDKMLSKQLELNLSESVFWSDSMTVLKYIANTTTRFKTYVANRVSIISSLSNVGQWRHVGSKMNPADAASRGMKVGAFLKSSTWITGPDFLGKTEREWPASVDKA, from the coding sequence ATGGCACTAATGACTGACATCAAAGGAATGTTCCATCAAGTCAGAGTGGCTGAGGAACACGCGAATTACTTGCGCTTTCTGTGGTGGCCTAACGGCGACCTAACCAAAGACCTTGCTGAGCACAGAATGTTAGTCCACATCTTCGGAGCAGTGTCCTCCCCCAGCTGTGCTACATACGCCCTGCTAAAAACTGCTGAGGATAATGCACATCTGTATCCAGAGGAGGCCATTAGCACCATCAGAAAGAATTTCTATGTCGATGATGCCCTCAAGTCAGTTCATTCAGTCGAACAAGCCACCTCTCTCTACCAGCAACTCACCGAGGTATGTGCTAAAGGAGGGTTCAAGCTCAATAAGTGGATATGCAGTGACCGCTCTGTTCTCTCTGAGATCCCCGAAGCAGATCGAGCCAGTGGAGTGAAAACACTCGACCTAAGCAGAGACCAGCTGCCTATGGAAAGAGCCCTAGGCGTCCAGTGGGATGTTGAACAAGACTCCTTCACCttcagcattctgaacaagcacAAGCCACTGACAAGACGGGGAATACTGTCAAGTGTGAGCTCCATTTACGACCCACTAGGGTTCTTAAGCCCGGTGATACTCCCCGCAAAGCAGATTCTGCAGCAGCTGTGCAAGTTGAAGCTGGCGTGGGATGAGGCAATACCACCAGAGATGGCACAAACATGGCAAAGGTGGGTGGATGATTTGATTCTGTTACACTCATTCAGTGTCAGAAGATGCTTCACACCTAGTGAATTTGGAAATGTAGAAATGGCACAGCTGCATCACTTTTGTGATGCCAGCGAAGTTGGATTCGGTGCCGTATCATACTTACGGCTAACTAACAGCGAGAAGGAagtgtgtgttgcttttgttATAGGCAAAGCAAGGGTGGCTCCACTCAAGCACGTCACCATACCTCGCCTGGAACTGGCTGCAGCAGTCGTTGCTGTGCGCCTGGACAAGATGCTGTCAAAACAGTTGGAGCTCaacctcagtgagtcagtctTTTGGTCCGACAGCATGACCGTCCTAAAATACATCGCAAACACCACCACTCGCTTTAAGACCTATGTAGCCAATAGAGTTTCCATCATAAGTTCACTGTCTAATGTCGGTCAGTGGAGACATGTTGGCTCTAAGATGAATCCTGCAGACGCAGCTTCGCGAGGCATGAAAGTTGGAGCCTTCCTGAAGTCCTCAACCTGGATCACTGGTCCTGACTTTCTCGGAAAAACCGAGCGTGAGTGGCCAGCAAGCGTGGACAAAGCATAG